Proteins from a genomic interval of Streptomyces sp. NBC_01445:
- a CDS encoding TetR/AcrR family transcriptional regulator, translating to MAEATRRSRITPEREAELYGAVLELLREVGYDALTMDAVAARTRSSKATLYRQWGSKAELVVKALRHQKPSRLSEIDTGSLRGDFHALVLREDDCEMAQGSALMRGLAMAVHENPDLLRAFRELLIEPEMEELRHVLARAVDRGEIRADNPALDYVLHMIVGAFTARTLIDEQPPTQAFVASYIDAVVLPALGA from the coding sequence ATGGCTGAAGCCACGCGCCGCAGCCGGATCACGCCCGAGCGCGAGGCCGAGCTGTACGGCGCCGTGCTCGAACTGCTCCGCGAGGTCGGTTACGACGCCCTGACCATGGACGCCGTGGCCGCCCGCACCCGGTCGAGCAAGGCCACGCTCTACCGCCAGTGGGGCAGCAAGGCCGAGCTGGTCGTGAAGGCGCTGCGGCACCAGAAGCCGTCCCGCCTGAGCGAGATCGACACCGGGTCGCTGCGGGGCGACTTCCACGCACTGGTCCTCCGTGAGGACGACTGCGAGATGGCCCAGGGGTCCGCGCTGATGCGGGGCCTGGCCATGGCGGTCCACGAGAACCCGGATCTCCTGCGCGCCTTCCGCGAGCTGCTGATCGAACCCGAGATGGAGGAGCTCCGGCATGTGCTGGCGCGCGCCGTCGACCGGGGCGAGATCCGTGCGGACAACCCGGCGCTCGACTACGTCCTCCACATGATCGTCGGCGCCTTCACGGCCCGGACCCTCATCGACGAACAGCCGCCCACCCAGGCCTTCGTCGCCTCCTACATCGACGCCGTGGTCCTCCCCGCTCTCGGCGCCTGA
- a CDS encoding MMPL family transporter: MATFLYKLGKLAFRRRHFVALIWVALLTLAGVGAASAPTAASSSFSIPGTEAQKAFDLLDQRFPGSSADGATARVVFQAPDGEKITSAANKAEVSKTVADLGSGSKEVAAAADPFVAKTVSKDGTIAYSSVSYKVSSMELTDADRDALQKTVDEARDSGLTVEVGGDALQAMPETGATEIIGVAIAAVVLVITFGSLVAAGLPLLTALIGVGIGVSSITALANALDLGTTTSTLAMMIGLAVGIDYALFIVSRFRAELAEGRDREEAAGRAVGTAGSAVVFAGLTVVIALVGLAVVNIPMLTKMGIAAAGTVAIAVLIALTLIPALLGYAGKRVHGRKARKAQAAEKKPEPKTNMGTRWARFVLRRPVAVLLTAVVGLGVMAVPVSSLELGLPDDGVQPTDTTQRKAYDLLSEGFGPGFNGPLVAVVDVKHSQDPKDAVARVSKDIAATDGVKTVTPPAFNKAGDTATITVVPSFKPSSTQTEDVVHTIRDKGADIKADTRAEVLVTGTTAMNIDVSQKLNDALVPYLALVVGLAFLLLMVVFRSVLVPLKAALGFLLSVVAALGAVVAVYQWGWLGSLFGVEQTGPIMSMMPIFMVGVVFGLAMDYEVFLVTRMREAYVHGERPAQAIVTGFRHGARVVTAAAVIMIAVFAGFIGSSEQMVKMIGFGLAIAVFFDAFLVRMTIVPAVLALLGKRAWWLPKWLDRILPNVDVEGEGLKTVSGDDSAEEDRELVRV, from the coding sequence GTGGCCACGTTCCTCTACAAACTCGGCAAGCTCGCCTTCCGCCGAAGGCACTTCGTCGCCCTGATCTGGGTGGCGCTGCTCACCCTCGCGGGGGTGGGCGCCGCCTCCGCGCCCACGGCGGCGTCCAGTTCCTTCTCCATCCCGGGGACGGAGGCCCAGAAGGCCTTCGACCTGCTCGACCAGCGCTTCCCGGGCTCCAGCGCCGACGGCGCCACCGCGCGCGTCGTCTTCCAGGCGCCCGACGGCGAGAAGATCACGTCCGCGGCCAACAAGGCCGAGGTCAGCAAGACCGTCGCGGACCTCGGGTCCGGTTCGAAGGAGGTCGCCGCGGCGGCCGACCCGTTCGTCGCGAAGACCGTCAGCAAGGACGGCACGATCGCGTACTCCTCGGTCTCCTACAAGGTCTCCTCGATGGAGCTGACGGACGCCGACCGCGACGCGCTCCAGAAGACCGTCGACGAGGCGCGCGACTCAGGGCTGACCGTCGAGGTCGGCGGTGACGCGCTCCAGGCCATGCCGGAGACCGGCGCCACCGAGATCATCGGTGTGGCGATCGCCGCCGTCGTCCTCGTGATCACCTTCGGCTCGCTCGTCGCGGCAGGGCTTCCGCTGCTCACCGCGCTCATCGGCGTCGGCATCGGCGTCTCGTCGATCACCGCGCTGGCCAACGCGCTCGACCTCGGCACCACCACCTCGACGCTGGCCATGATGATCGGCCTCGCCGTCGGCATCGACTACGCGCTGTTCATCGTCTCCCGCTTCCGCGCCGAGCTGGCCGAGGGACGCGACCGCGAGGAGGCGGCCGGACGGGCCGTCGGCACCGCCGGATCCGCCGTGGTCTTCGCCGGTCTGACCGTCGTCATCGCCCTCGTCGGGCTCGCCGTCGTCAACATCCCGATGCTGACGAAGATGGGCATCGCCGCCGCCGGCACGGTCGCCATCGCCGTCCTCATCGCGCTCACCCTGATCCCGGCGCTGCTCGGCTACGCCGGCAAGCGGGTCCACGGCCGCAAGGCCCGTAAGGCCCAGGCCGCCGAGAAGAAGCCCGAGCCGAAGACGAACATGGGCACCCGCTGGGCGCGCTTCGTGCTGCGCCGGCCGGTGGCCGTGCTGCTCACCGCGGTGGTCGGGCTCGGCGTGATGGCCGTGCCGGTGTCCTCGCTGGAGCTGGGCCTGCCCGACGACGGGGTCCAGCCCACCGACACCACGCAGCGCAAGGCGTACGACCTGCTCTCCGAGGGCTTCGGGCCCGGCTTCAACGGTCCGCTGGTGGCGGTCGTCGACGTGAAGCACTCGCAGGACCCGAAGGACGCGGTCGCCCGCGTCTCCAAGGACATCGCGGCGACCGACGGCGTCAAGACGGTCACCCCGCCCGCGTTCAACAAGGCCGGTGACACGGCGACGATCACCGTCGTGCCGTCGTTCAAGCCCAGCTCCACGCAGACCGAGGACGTCGTCCACACGATCCGCGACAAGGGTGCGGACATCAAGGCGGACACCCGCGCAGAGGTCCTGGTCACCGGCACCACGGCCATGAACATCGACGTGTCGCAGAAGCTGAACGACGCGCTCGTGCCGTACCTGGCGCTCGTCGTGGGCCTGGCGTTCCTGCTCCTGATGGTGGTCTTCCGGTCGGTCCTGGTCCCGCTGAAGGCGGCGCTCGGCTTCCTGCTCTCGGTGGTCGCCGCGCTCGGCGCCGTCGTCGCGGTCTACCAGTGGGGCTGGCTCGGCTCGCTGTTCGGCGTGGAGCAGACCGGGCCGATCATGTCGATGATGCCGATCTTCATGGTGGGTGTGGTCTTCGGCCTCGCCATGGACTACGAGGTCTTCCTCGTGACGCGCATGCGGGAGGCGTACGTCCATGGGGAGCGACCCGCACAGGCCATCGTCACCGGCTTCCGGCACGGGGCCCGGGTGGTCACGGCGGCGGCCGTCATCATGATCGCCGTCTTCGCGGGCTTCATCGGCTCCAGCGAGCAGATGGTCAAGATGATCGGCTTCGGGCTCGCGATCGCGGTCTTCTTCGACGCGTTCCTGGTGCGCATGACGATCGTGCCGGCCGTCCTCGCGCTGCTCGGCAAGCGGGCGTGGTGGCTGCCGAAGTGGCTCGACCGGATCCTGCCGAACGTGGACGTCGAGGGCGAGGGCCTGAAGACGGTCTCCGGCGACGACTCCGCGGAGGAGGACCGGGAGCTGGTCCGCGTGTGA
- a CDS encoding SsgA family sporulation/cell division regulator, whose protein sequence is MSDVEQYAPAHIVTDSPDETPAVPAVLSYDGRVHLTVPEEGDWYFTRELLEQGLRAPTTVGDVHIWPCGRVQAVMEFHSPKGVAVVQFEKKALVRFLRRTYTTATPVAH, encoded by the coding sequence ATGTCTGACGTCGAGCAGTACGCACCCGCCCACATCGTCACGGACTCCCCCGACGAGACGCCGGCTGTCCCCGCAGTCCTGAGCTACGACGGACGCGTCCACCTCACCGTCCCCGAAGAGGGTGACTGGTACTTCACCCGCGAGCTCCTGGAACAGGGGCTGCGCGCCCCGACCACCGTGGGCGACGTCCACATCTGGCCGTGCGGCCGCGTCCAGGCCGTCATGGAGTTCCACTCGCCGAAAGGGGTGGCGGTCGTGCAGTTCGAGAAGAAGGCGCTGGTGCGCTTCCTTCGCCGGACGTACACGACCGCCACCCCGGTGGCTCACTGA
- a CDS encoding energy-coupling factor ABC transporter permease, which produces MHVPDGFINAPVSAAAGVVAAGAVAVSLRGARRELDERTAPLAGLVAAFIFAVQMLNFPVAAGTSGHLLGGALAAILVGPYTGVLCVSVVLLMQGVLFADGGLTALGVNITDMAITTTVVAYLVFRGLVKVLPRGRRSITVASFVAALLSVPAAAVVFTLIYAIGGTTDVSIGKVATAMVGVHVLIGIGEAVITALTVGAVVAVRPDLVYGARGLHRPLKLRVGGELVDAPGAAPAPVASRSHRKVWITGLVTSLVLAGFVSFYASANPDGLEKVAHDKGIDTKTEKHASDGSPLAGYGVKDVGDARLSGGLAGVIGVGVTVVAGSGIFWVLRRRRSAGTSPSEITETV; this is translated from the coding sequence ATGCATGTCCCCGACGGATTCATCAACGCCCCCGTGTCGGCGGCCGCAGGTGTCGTCGCCGCGGGCGCCGTGGCCGTCAGCCTCCGAGGCGCGCGGCGCGAACTCGACGAGCGGACGGCCCCCCTCGCGGGCCTCGTCGCCGCGTTCATCTTCGCCGTGCAGATGCTGAACTTCCCCGTCGCGGCGGGCACCAGCGGCCACCTCCTGGGCGGCGCGCTGGCCGCGATACTCGTCGGCCCCTATACCGGCGTCCTCTGTGTGTCCGTGGTGCTCCTGATGCAGGGCGTCCTCTTCGCCGACGGCGGCCTGACCGCGCTCGGCGTGAACATCACCGACATGGCGATCACCACGACGGTCGTCGCCTACCTCGTCTTCCGCGGCCTGGTGAAGGTGCTGCCCCGGGGGCGCCGCTCCATCACCGTCGCCTCCTTCGTCGCGGCGCTCCTGTCCGTACCGGCCGCGGCCGTCGTCTTCACCCTGATCTACGCGATCGGCGGCACCACCGACGTCTCGATCGGCAAGGTCGCCACCGCCATGGTCGGCGTGCACGTCCTCATCGGCATCGGCGAGGCCGTCATCACCGCGCTGACCGTCGGCGCGGTCGTCGCCGTCCGCCCCGACCTCGTGTACGGCGCCCGCGGCCTGCATCGGCCGCTCAAGCTCCGCGTCGGCGGCGAACTCGTCGACGCCCCGGGCGCCGCGCCCGCCCCCGTCGCCTCCCGCTCCCACCGCAAGGTCTGGATCACCGGCCTCGTCACCTCCCTCGTCCTCGCCGGCTTCGTCTCCTTCTACGCCTCCGCGAACCCGGACGGCCTGGAGAAGGTCGCCCACGACAAGGGCATCGACACGAAGACCGAGAAGCACGCCTCCGACGGCTCCCCGCTCGCCGGTTACGGCGTCAAGGACGTCGGCGACGCCCGGCTCTCCGGCGGCCTCGCGGGCGTGATCGGCGTCGGCGTCACCGTCGTCGCGGGCAGCGGCATCTTCTGGGTGCTGCGCAGGCGCCGCAGCGCGGGCACCTCCCCGAGCGAGATCACGGAGACCGTCTGA
- the cbiQ gene encoding cobalt ECF transporter T component CbiQ — translation MGAGHAHKLYRHGHSPVHGLPPHTKLAAVFCFVIVVVSTPREAMWAFALYAVLLAAVAYAARVPAAFLLKRLLIEIPFVAFAVLMPFVAQGERVDVLGMSLSVNGLWGAWNVLAKGTLGVAASVLLASTTELRELLLGLQRLKLPPLLVQIASFMIRYGDVITDEMRRMKIARESRGFEASGVKHWGVLAKSAGALFIRSYERGERVHLAMVSRGYAGSMPVIDDVSASRTQWSYALTLPCAALVVCLLGWLL, via the coding sequence ATGGGTGCGGGGCACGCGCACAAGCTCTACCGGCACGGGCACTCGCCCGTGCACGGCCTGCCGCCGCACACCAAGCTCGCCGCCGTCTTCTGCTTCGTGATCGTGGTCGTCTCCACGCCCCGCGAGGCGATGTGGGCGTTCGCGCTGTACGCGGTGCTGCTCGCGGCCGTCGCGTACGCGGCCCGGGTCCCGGCCGCCTTCCTCCTCAAGCGGCTCCTCATCGAGATCCCCTTCGTCGCCTTCGCCGTCCTCATGCCGTTCGTGGCGCAGGGCGAGCGCGTCGACGTCCTCGGGATGTCCCTCAGCGTCAACGGCCTGTGGGGCGCCTGGAACGTCCTCGCCAAGGGCACCCTCGGCGTCGCCGCGTCCGTCCTGCTCGCCTCCACGACGGAGCTGCGCGAACTGCTGCTCGGCCTGCAACGGCTCAAGCTGCCGCCGCTCCTCGTCCAGATCGCGTCGTTCATGATCCGCTACGGGGATGTGATCACCGACGAGATGCGCCGCATGAAGATCGCCCGGGAGTCGCGCGGCTTCGAGGCGAGCGGCGTGAAGCACTGGGGTGTCCTCGCCAAGTCCGCGGGCGCCCTCTTCATCCGCTCCTACGAGCGCGGCGAGCGCGTGCATCTGGCCATGGTCAGCCGCGGGTACGCCGGATCGATGCCGGTCATCGACGACGTGAGCGCGTCCCGCACGCAGTGGTCGTACGCCCTCACCCTCCCCTGTGCCGCTCTTGTCGTCTGTCTGCTGGGATGGCTGCTGTGA
- a CDS encoding energy-coupling factor ABC transporter ATP-binding protein, with amino-acid sequence MAAVTVSPASLSRSSASPASLEVSGLAYAYPDGHQALFGVDLTIGRGERVALLGPNGAGKTTLVLHLNGILTGGAGTVTVAGLPVGKQHMAEIRRKVGIVFQDPDDQLFMPTVREDVAFGPAAAGVKGPELEARVHKALAQVGMADFADRPPHHLSFGQRRRVAVATVLVMEPEILVLDEPSSNLDPASRRELADILRSLDVTVLMVTHDLPYALELCPRSVILSEGVIAADGTTGDLLADEDLMRAHRLELPFGFDPKSVKV; translated from the coding sequence ATGGCTGCTGTGACTGTTTCCCCCGCCTCGCTCTCCCGCTCGTCGGCTTCGCCCGCATCGCTTGAGGTCAGCGGCCTCGCCTACGCCTACCCCGACGGGCACCAGGCCCTCTTCGGCGTCGACCTGACCATCGGCCGCGGTGAGCGCGTCGCCCTGCTCGGGCCCAACGGCGCGGGCAAGACGACCCTCGTGCTGCATCTCAACGGCATCCTCACCGGTGGCGCCGGCACCGTGACCGTCGCCGGTCTGCCCGTCGGCAAGCAGCACATGGCCGAGATCCGGCGCAAGGTCGGCATCGTCTTCCAGGACCCCGACGACCAGCTCTTCATGCCGACCGTCCGAGAGGACGTGGCCTTCGGGCCCGCCGCGGCCGGGGTGAAGGGGCCCGAACTCGAGGCCCGCGTGCACAAGGCCCTGGCCCAGGTCGGTATGGCCGACTTCGCCGACCGGCCGCCGCACCACCTCTCCTTCGGGCAGCGCCGCCGCGTCGCGGTCGCCACCGTCCTCGTCATGGAGCCCGAGATCCTCGTCCTGGACGAGCCCTCGTCGAACCTCGACCCGGCCTCGCGCCGCGAACTCGCCGACATCCTGCGGTCGTTGGACGTCACCGTCCTGATGGTCACGCACGACCTGCCGTACGCGCTCGAACTCTGCCCGCGCTCGGTGATCCTCAGCGAGGGCGTGATCGCGGCCGACGGGACGACCGGCGACCTCCTCGCCGACGAGGACCTCATGCGCGCACACCGCCTGGAGCTCCCCTTCGGCTTCGACCCGAAGTCCGTGAAGGTCTGA
- a CDS encoding serine hydrolase domain-containing protein encodes MNGTVATGFEPVRDAFAHNFDALGERGAGVVVYRDGHKVVDLWAGTRDVSGGAPWERGTAQIMRSATKGVAAAALLLLHQRGELDLDAPVSAYWPEFKEHGKEHVLVRDVLAHRAGVPALDRPLTPAEAADPDTGAAAVAAQAPAWEPGTDHGYHAQTYSWLTGELVRRVTGRTVGAWIAEHIAAPVGADLWVGLPDAEAHRAGLIGPVEPPAVPGGGLRIRPRKNVADAYSDPGSLTRRAFGAIAPAPDENDPAYRAAGLPASNGVGTAEGLARFYASLIGEVDGGTRLFTPDTAQAARTEASEGADRVLVVPTRFGLGYMLHGVASPLLGPGSFGHPGRGGPLGFADPESGIAFGYVTNGMQKGVTADPRAQALVRAVRASLAG; translated from the coding sequence ATGAACGGCACAGTGGCCACCGGGTTCGAACCGGTCAGGGACGCCTTCGCGCACAACTTCGACGCGCTCGGCGAGCGCGGCGCGGGAGTGGTCGTCTACCGCGACGGACACAAGGTCGTCGACCTGTGGGCCGGCACCCGCGACGTGAGCGGCGGCGCCCCCTGGGAGCGCGGCACAGCCCAGATCATGCGCTCCGCCACGAAGGGCGTGGCCGCCGCCGCGCTGCTCCTCCTGCACCAGCGGGGAGAGCTCGACCTGGACGCGCCGGTCAGCGCCTACTGGCCCGAGTTCAAGGAGCACGGCAAGGAGCACGTCCTCGTCCGTGACGTCCTCGCGCACCGCGCCGGGGTGCCCGCGCTCGACCGCCCGCTGACCCCCGCCGAGGCCGCCGACCCCGACACCGGCGCCGCGGCCGTCGCCGCCCAGGCCCCCGCCTGGGAACCCGGCACGGACCACGGCTACCACGCACAGACCTACAGCTGGCTCACCGGCGAGCTCGTGCGCCGCGTCACCGGCCGCACCGTCGGCGCCTGGATCGCCGAGCACATAGCCGCCCCCGTCGGCGCCGACCTCTGGGTCGGGCTGCCCGACGCCGAGGCGCACCGCGCCGGTCTCATCGGCCCCGTCGAACCCCCGGCAGTGCCCGGCGGCGGCCTGCGCATCCGCCCCAGGAAGAACGTCGCCGACGCGTACTCCGACCCAGGCTCCCTCACCCGCCGCGCCTTCGGCGCCATCGCCCCCGCGCCCGACGAGAACGACCCGGCCTACCGCGCGGCCGGGCTCCCCGCCTCGAACGGCGTCGGCACGGCGGAGGGACTCGCCCGTTTCTACGCGTCCCTGATCGGCGAAGTCGACGGCGGTACCCGCCTGTTCACACCGGACACGGCTCAGGCGGCCCGCACGGAGGCGTCCGAGGGCGCCGACCGGGTCCTCGTCGTCCCGACCCGCTTCGGACTCGGCTACATGCTCCACGGGGTCGCCTCCCCCCTCCTCGGCCCCGGCTCCTTCGGCCACCCCGGACGGGGCGGCCCGCTCGGCTTCGCGGACCCCGAGTCCGGGATCGCCTTCGGGTACGTCACGAACGGCATGCAGAAGGGCGTCACCGCCGACCCGCGCGCCCAGGCGCTGGTGCGGGCCGTGCGCGCCTCGCTCGCCGGATGA
- a CDS encoding SDR family NAD(P)-dependent oxidoreductase, whose protein sequence is MRRFEGYGVMITGAARGIGAATAHRFAAEGAQVAVTDVDAQAAEKTAAGIREQGGVARAFTCDVGSRESVEAAVAAAVEEFGRLDVLVNNAYACAPDAARFEDEPDDVWARDLDITLTGAYRCCRAALPHLVASGRGAIVSVGSVNGLQDYGNHAYSAAKAGLGSLTRTLAGHAGPRGVRVNLVAPGTVRTPAWSGRGPALDAVSGLYPLGRVGEPEDIAAAVTFLASPDAAWITGVTLPVDGGLTSANLGFRTQLT, encoded by the coding sequence ATGAGGCGCTTCGAGGGGTACGGGGTCATGATCACCGGCGCGGCGCGCGGCATCGGCGCCGCCACCGCGCACAGGTTCGCCGCCGAGGGTGCGCAGGTCGCCGTCACCGATGTGGATGCGCAGGCAGCGGAGAAGACGGCCGCCGGAATCCGCGAACAGGGCGGCGTGGCAAGGGCGTTCACCTGCGACGTCGGGTCACGTGAATCGGTGGAGGCGGCGGTCGCGGCCGCCGTGGAGGAGTTCGGCCGCCTCGACGTGCTCGTCAACAACGCCTACGCGTGCGCCCCGGACGCCGCCCGCTTCGAGGACGAGCCGGACGATGTGTGGGCCCGCGACCTCGACATCACGCTGACCGGCGCGTACCGCTGCTGCCGTGCCGCGCTGCCCCACCTGGTGGCGTCGGGCCGCGGCGCGATCGTGAGCGTCGGATCCGTCAACGGCCTCCAGGACTACGGCAATCACGCGTACAGCGCCGCGAAGGCGGGGCTCGGCTCCCTCACCCGCACTCTCGCCGGGCACGCGGGCCCGCGCGGCGTCCGCGTCAACCTCGTCGCGCCGGGCACGGTGCGCACCCCCGCCTGGTCGGGTCGGGGCCCCGCCCTGGACGCCGTCAGCGGCCTCTACCCGCTGGGGCGGGTCGGTGAGCCGGAGGACATCGCGGCGGCCGTCACGTTCCTCGCCTCGCCGGACGCGGCATGGATCACCGGGGTCACCCTCCCGGTCGACGGCGGCCTGACCTCGGCGAACCTGGGATTCCGCACCCAGCTCACGTAA